AGGATTCGGCGGGAATAACTCATTGCAGTTACGGCATATTTTCTCTTTTATTGGCTCCATTGACCTTGAATCTCCTTGGGGTCAATGGTAGAAGAAAATGGAAGCTTTGTGAATTATGATAAAGAAATTGAGGGGAACAAAACGAAGAAAATGGAAGAAGAATATTTATAAATTTATTTCCAAGGAAGAAGACTCAGTTACGTCACACACCATGTTCGTCCCGCCAGCTTTAATACAATTCCAGGTCGCCGCTGGCAGGTTTTGCAATTGGCTCGATTAACCAACAGTTCTGCGGCGATTGATTGTTTTACCCCCATTTGTCATTGCGAGCAAACCAAACTTCCAAGCGGCAAGTTCAATTTCCCGGCAACTGGTTCACTTGATTTCGAGCAGTTTGGCCCGCGCTATTCTTGCCTGACTGGTATTGGGGAAATCCTTGGTAACCTGCTGTAAAAGCAGCCTGGCGCTATCCTTGTCTCCCAGTTTCAAAAACGAAAGCCCCTGCTTGAGAAGGGCATAGGAGGTCTTGTTGCCTCCAGGAAAATCCTTTATTACCTTATCATACGCGACTATTGCCTTTTCATATTTTTTCTCGAAATAATAGCACTCGCCGATCCAGAATTGGACGTTGTCCGAGAATTCCGAGGCGGGATACTGTTTCAGGAAGCTTCCGAAAGCCTCCCGCGCTTTTTCGTACTTTCCCTCTTTGAAAAGGGCAAATGCCGCCGCATACCGGGATGCCTTGTCCGTCTTGACCGGTTCAATGGTGGCGCCATCCTTGACAACCGGTTGCGCTGGCAGGGGAGGTTTGTCGGCAGCAGCGCTGGAATTACGATGTTCCTCTTTCTTATCGATCCCCAGATAATTTTCAATAAAGTTTATCTTGAAGGTCAATGCATCTATCTTTTCCCGGATGAACTTGTCTGCTTCCTGGCTTTTTACGGTTTTTGAGACTAATGAGGCATTTTCCTTGCGAATCTCCTCTTTTAAACTGTCAATCAGGCCTCTAAGTTGCTGAAGCTTTCCCCTGATATCGGTTATTTCTGTACGCAACTCGGCCTGAGCCGCCCGGATAGGGGGAAAATCAGCATTTGTTTTTTCAATTTTGTCTTGAAGACGGAGAATCTCTTCTTTAAGAGGCGGATATTGGCGTTCTATGGAAGCAATCTTTTCATTCTCCGCCTGTATCTGATAACTAAATTCACCGCGCAGCCGATTGAGATCATCGGTCGTGGCACATCCGACCGCCAACAGGACAAATAAAGAGAAAAGAACCAAGAATTTCGCTCTCACTGATCTTAACCTCCCTTACATTATCGTAACTGCTCATTCTGAGGCCCACACCGTCATGTAAAAAGACAAATCCTGCAATCCAAGAAAAGCAGATTGCAGGACTTATCCGCATGAGGAGCTGCTCCAAACCTCAATAAGCAAGCGAAAAGCACAAACCCCGGTTGAATTTAAGCTTAATTTTAAGGATTAACTACAAAATGCGCCCTTCTGTTTTTGGCCCATGCCACTTCATTACTGCCCTTGTCCAAAGGATTTTCCTCGCCGTAGCTTATCGTCTTGATTCGATCCTTGGCTATACCCAAATCAACAAGAAACTTGGCGGCTTCATTGGCCCGCTTTTCTCCCAAGGCAAGGTTGTATTCAACGGTGCCCCGCTCATCGCAATGTCCCTCGACAACAAGCTTGGCACTTCCGTATTTCAGGTAAGCCGGCGCGGCCTTCTTTAAAATATCCTGGGCTTCCGGTTTGAGATTATACTTGTCATAATCGAAGTTAATATCGGCAATCTGCAGTTCCTTAAGCATTGCCGCCTTAGCCGCAGCTTCCTTTGCCGCAGCTTCCCTTGCCGCCTTTTCCGCAGCCTCCCGCAAGGCCTGCTCGCGCAGGGCGCGCTCCCTGGCGGCTGCATCATCGGTAGTCGCCTTCGGAGCCACGTCCTTCACCGCGGTCTGGGGAACAACTGCTTGCTGCACTTGCGAAACACCGGCGCCATCCTTGATGGCCGCTTTTTTGGCGCAACCGGTTGTCAACGAAATAGAAACAAAAAGAACCAACAACATCAGACCGAACAAATTAAAACCTCGTCTCATTGTAAATCTCCTTTCTTATGCATTAGTTTTTTTAGTATGAACTTTCGTTATCAAACTAAATGCAGCTTATAGATACATGAAGATTAAAAAGCAAGATAAAAATTGGTCTATTTCAAGCGCGGCGACCAAGCGGCGCTTTGACAGCCATCCTTGTCTTCATAAAGTACTCTCACGTTCTTGCCGTCGGCGTTCATGATTTCTATCCGACTGCGACCGTAACCGCTGACGCTGTAGGCCAGATATCTGCCGTCTGGCGACCATGACGGACTTTCATGATCCCAGGGATCGAAAGTCAACTGCTGGGGCTCGCCGCCGGCAATATCTATTAAAAAAAGCTGAAAACGGCCATTTACGGAACCTTCGTACGCAATCTTGCCGCCCCGGGGCGACCAGGCAGGCGTGGTATTGTAGTTGCCCTGACGGGTCAGCAATCGCACATTGCCCCCATCGGCCTCCATTATATACACTTGCGGAGCGCCGTTGCGATTGGAAACGAAGGCAACGCTTTTTTCATCCGGCGAGCGCACCGGCGAGACGTCTATCGAAAAATCGCGGGTAAGACGCTGCAGCAGGGAGTTTTTAACATTCATATCGTAGATATCGGCATTGCCTTCACGACTGAGGGTGACAAGCAGCATCTCCCCGTTTTTCGACCATGATCCGGGAAGATTTACCCCTCGGTAGGAAGCGAGTTTTTTCGTTGTTCCGCTCTCCAAATTCCGCATATAGATATCCGGATTGCCGTCCTTGTAAGAGGTGAAAGCCAGGAACCTTCCATCAGCCGACCAGCGGGGCGCAAGAGTCAGAGAATTGTAATTGGTAATGCGGCGCAGGTCGGACCCGTCAAAGTTTATCGTGTAGATCTCTTTTGCTGTTCCGTTTTTTTTGACAAAGGCAATGCGCGTGTTGAAATTTCCGCTCTCACCGGTCAGGACAGACAGCAGCTCGTCCACAAACCGCAGCACCATCTTTTTTTTATCTTCCGGTTTGCCGAGATAACGTTTGCCGAGAACGAGTTCCCCCTTCACCACGTCAAACAGGCGAAACTCCGCCGTCAACCCTTGAGTGTTAGTCTGAAAACCGCCCTTGACAAGGTATTCGGCGCCGATTGTCGTCCAATCGTCAAAGTGGATGCCCTCCGCGGTAATTCCGGCTTTTTGCTGATCTTCCAGAAATGACTTTCGGTCAAGTATATGAAAATAGCCGGTAATTTCCAGGCAGCGGGAAAGTTCGTCGGCGAACCAGGTATTGAGGTTATCTGCCTTGGCCACCGGCGCCAGGGGTTTAAATTCGGCAACGGCAAGCGGAAATTTATGGAAAGAAGGGGAATCTATATCCAGGTAAACCTTCCCCCAGACATCTCCGGAAGCAGTGAAAAAGAGAGCGAACAGGATAAAAATCATCTTTAATTGGTTGCGCATTTTGACTTTCCTGAAGATAAATTTCCTAATTCATTAATTCAGAGGAGTGAAAGCGGATGCCGATATTCAAGTTGTTGCCGGTGAGCCAATCGGGCAAGGGCGGCAACGGGCTCGCTTTTTGAATTGCCTTCATGGCTGATTCGTCAAAATACCGGTTCCCTGATGGTTTTTCAAATCGAACCTCCGTAACCGCGCCGGTGCGAAGAATCGTTATCGAAATGACTGACTCCAGCGCTGTTTTGGGGATCATCCCGACCGGCAGCGCCCACTGCCCTTTAATTCGGAGCCATATTACCCGGTAATAAGCGTTGACTCTTGCATCTCCACCGGCATCCCCGCCGGCCGCCCCGCCGGAAGAAGCTGCCACGCCGCTGCCTGCCTCGACTGCGCCTTTCGCCTTTTCGGCCAAACCAGAGGTTCCGGCACTTGCCGTTCTATTCGAGGCGCCGGCCTGCTCCGGCGACCTTTGCGGCTCCCCGCTGGCAGCGGTTTTTTTTCTGATATTCTCTATCGCCTTCTCCACGGCGCGCTCATCCCGGCCACGGTTCTCTATTCTGCTGATCGGAACGGCAGGCAAGGCGGCCGAACTCCTTTTTACTGTCGTCTCAACCCGCTTTACCCCCTTGAACTCTTTTTCAACAGCGCGGGCATCGCCGCCGCTTGAGGAGGCATTGCCACTTGCCGTAAACCCCCCGGGGGCCTCAACAAGAGAAACATTATAGACGGGACCAAAGGTGAGCTTCGGAGAAGGAAACGAAGGGGACAAAACAAGGAGGGCGAAAAGCGCCGCGTGCAGCAGCAATGACAAAACCAACGTGCCCTTCAAACCGCCTATCGCGCAACCTCTGTCGAACCCTTCGACCATCAGCGCCGCTCCTCGGGCGGCTCGGTTATCATGCCGAGCTTGTCCACACCAGCCTTTCTCACCGCCGCCATCACCTCGACCACAAACCCGTAAGGAACATTCCGGTCGGCCCGGAGATAAACTTCCCGGTCTATTCTCTGCTTAAAGATGCTTTCCAGCTTGACGCCGAGATCGGAGAGTTTAAGCGGACTTCTGTTGATAAATATCTCCCGGGCCTCGTTTATCGTCAAAACAATCTTTTCCTCTGCAACATCCACGCTTTTGGCCTTCACCCGCGGCAAATTTACATCGATCCCCGTCTGCAGCATCGGCGCGGTAACCATAAAGATTACCAAAAGCACCAGCATCACATCCACAAGGGGGGTAACGTTTATTTCGGCCATGGGGCGGTCGTAACCGTTGTTATTTCTGCGTCTCGAATATCTCATGTCATCTCACTTTTTTACATAAAAACGTTCTATTATATTGACAAGTTCTGATGAAAAGCCATCCATCTCCGCGGTCATGCCCTTCACCTTGTTCAGATAATAGTTGTAGAAAATGACCGCGGGGATGGCCGCCGCCAGACCGGCCGCCGTGGCAATCAGGGCCTCCGAGATCCCCGGCGCGACAACCGCGAGCGTCGCCGAACCGCGGGCGCCGATGCCCTTGAAGGTATCCATG
This DNA window, taken from Syntrophobacterales bacterium, encodes the following:
- the ybgF gene encoding tol-pal system protein YbgF; its protein translation is MRAKFLVLFSLFVLLAVGCATTDDLNRLRGEFSYQIQAENEKIASIERQYPPLKEEILRLQDKIEKTNADFPPIRAAQAELRTEITDIRGKLQQLRGLIDSLKEEIRKENASLVSKTVKSQEADKFIREKIDALTFKINFIENYLGIDKKEEHRNSSAAADKPPLPAQPVVKDGATIEPVKTDKASRYAAAFALFKEGKYEKAREAFGSFLKQYPASEFSDNVQFWIGECYYFEKKYEKAIVAYDKVIKDFPGGNKTSYALLKQGLSFLKLGDKDSARLLLQQVTKDFPNTSQARIARAKLLEIK
- a CDS encoding OmpA family protein, with amino-acid sequence MRRGFNLFGLMLLVLFVSISLTTGCAKKAAIKDGAGVSQVQQAVVPQTAVKDVAPKATTDDAAARERALREQALREAAEKAAREAAAKEAAAKAAMLKELQIADINFDYDKYNLKPEAQDILKKAAPAYLKYGSAKLVVEGHCDERGTVEYNLALGEKRANEAAKFLVDLGIAKDRIKTISYGEENPLDKGSNEVAWAKNRRAHFVVNP
- the tolB gene encoding Tol-Pal system beta propeller repeat protein TolB; the protein is MRNQLKMIFILFALFFTASGDVWGKVYLDIDSPSFHKFPLAVAEFKPLAPVAKADNLNTWFADELSRCLEITGYFHILDRKSFLEDQQKAGITAEGIHFDDWTTIGAEYLVKGGFQTNTQGLTAEFRLFDVVKGELVLGKRYLGKPEDKKKMVLRFVDELLSVLTGESGNFNTRIAFVKKNGTAKEIYTINFDGSDLRRITNYNSLTLAPRWSADGRFLAFTSYKDGNPDIYMRNLESGTTKKLASYRGVNLPGSWSKNGEMLLVTLSREGNADIYDMNVKNSLLQRLTRDFSIDVSPVRSPDEKSVAFVSNRNGAPQVYIMEADGGNVRLLTRQGNYNTTPAWSPRGGKIAYEGSVNGRFQLFLIDIAGGEPQQLTFDPWDHESPSWSPDGRYLAYSVSGYGRSRIEIMNADGKNVRVLYEDKDGCQSAAWSPRLK
- a CDS encoding cell envelope integrity protein TolA — protein: MVEGFDRGCAIGGLKGTLVLSLLLHAALFALLVLSPSFPSPKLTFGPVYNVSLVEAPGGFTASGNASSSGGDARAVEKEFKGVKRVETTVKRSSAALPAVPISRIENRGRDERAVEKAIENIRKKTAASGEPQRSPEQAGASNRTASAGTSGLAEKAKGAVEAGSGVAASSGGAAGGDAGGDARVNAYYRVIWLRIKGQWALPVGMIPKTALESVISITILRTGAVTEVRFEKPSGNRYFDESAMKAIQKASPLPPLPDWLTGNNLNIGIRFHSSELMN
- the tolR gene encoding protein TolR, with the protein product MRYSRRRNNNGYDRPMAEINVTPLVDVMLVLLVIFMVTAPMLQTGIDVNLPRVKAKSVDVAEEKIVLTINEAREIFINRSPLKLSDLGVKLESIFKQRIDREVYLRADRNVPYGFVVEVMAAVRKAGVDKLGMITEPPEERR